The sequence GGCCTGGCTATCAGGCTGCCATGTAAATGTGCCGGTCAGGGTTAATTCACGGGTTACCCCAGTAACATCTTGTAACACTAATTGAGGCCGATCAGCCAATTCATAGATCAACCAATTCCCATCAGGCGACCATTGTTGATTCAAAGCGGGCGTTTGATCGGCATCCAAGCTTTGGGGCTGGCGCAAGTTGGCGCTGATTTGCCAGATGCTGGGCGGCGCAGGCTCGTCATCAATCAAGGCCAATGGCGAACGCAAATAAAGCAGTTGATCATTGGTAGGATGACAGGTGGCTTGGCTCAACACCGCCTCAGGATCATCAACCAAAATTTGGGTTTGTAAATCGGCTAAATTACTTGCGACCAAACGCTTGGTTGTGCTGGTCGCCGTTGTATAGACCAAACGACCTTGGTTGAAGCAAGCAGGGCCATTGACTGCCGCGCCAATTGTGCGAAATCCGGCAACACCACTGATGATCAAATGGGCAGATGTTAATGGTTGTTGCACATAACTCAAACGCCAACCTTGTGAGCCAAAAGTTGGCACAGCAGTTGGCACAGCGGTGGGTTGCACTGAGCCACAACCGATTAAACTCGCGATCATTCCAAGAAATACGATCCAACGCATGGGGCAACATTCCTCTTAAATAGCCAGAATCCGTCAGGCTAGCCACTTCGCAGCAGCAGGCCTGACGGATTATCGCACAACAATCAATCTTTATTTAAAGCGAATGTGTAAATGATTATCGTGATTGGGATAGGAAGTGGTCAAACCTTCGCTAATCAACACCGGATCATTGAAGTAGATCACAGTAATTTGGTTAGGTGCAGCAGCACGAATGGCTTTGACCAAATTACGGGTAGCAGCGCGATCGTAGGTGCTCGATTGCCAAGTAATTCGACTACCAGTGCATTGCTTGCCATCGGTGCGAATTGGCCAAAGATCAACATCAAGGCCAGTTTCGTGCGAGGCATGGCCAGGAATATCGCCGCCATGCTCAAAACTAATATCGCCAAGCGGCACTTTACCCTTGCCATAACCAACAAAATCACTAGCGGCTGCTTCAATTTGGGCCACAGTTGAGGCAACACCCCAGTTGGCGTTGCCGTTGCTATCGGGGTCTTGATCGCAGATATTGGCACTGAAATCGGTATATTCATAATGCCAAATTAAGTTCTTCCAAGTGGTTGGGCCAACTACACCATCGGCACTGAGGCCAGCATGGCTCTGAAAACTCTTGACAGCGATCTCAGTACCAGCCCCAAATGCACCATCGACGGTTAGGCCAGCGTTGCGTTTGGCATTCAACAAGGTTTGAATAGCCTTGACCGCGTTACCATTATCGCCGCGGCGCACAGTTACAATCAACTCGCCCCATGTATTTGGCCCAACAATCCCATCAGCCCCAAGGCCGCGACTTGATTGAAAACTCTTGACTGAGCTTTCTGTGCCTGAGCCAAACACACCATCGGCACTAATATTGAGCAAATATTGCATAGCTTTGACATCAGTGCCACGATTGCCTTTGCTAATGGTATGGAAAAATGCCGCTGAAAATGCCTGCGCCGAGCCAATTGAACCAAGTGTAATTCCAAAAATCAAGGTAAAACTAGCAATTCGCCAAACTAAAGCTTTCATCAAGCAACCTCACTACATCGCTAAGTTGTTCCAGCTGTTCAAGCCAACCACACCATCAACTGTTAGTTGGCGATTGGTTTGGAAGGCACGAACCAGCGTGTTTACGCCTGTGCCAAAGCTGCCATCAATTGTCGTTGGGTAATTTTGCACCGTCAGTTGATTTTGTAAGGCCTTGACTGCCTCGCCTGTATCGCCTGAGCGCAAGGTCATAATTAATTTTTCCCACGTTGCGGCCCCAACCACGCCATCTGAGGTTAGGCCATTGGCAGTTTGGAAACTCTTGACGGCAGTTTCGGTGCCTGGGCCAAAGGCTCCATCGGCGGTAATCGTCGCGCCGCGTGCCCGCAAAAGATATTGCATGGTTTTGGCGAGGCCAGTTGCGGGGGTGTTACGCCGCAAAATTGGCCACATACGACCAACTGCGCCACCACTAAGCGTGGTATCAACAGCAGTGCGTAACTGTGGCAGCAAACTATAGAGCGTATCGCCAGGGCAACTGGTGTTATCCAAATCGCGATGGCCGACAATAGCGTTGGCGGTTAGGCCATATTGCTGGCAAATATAGGCAATCAATGCCACCAGTTTATTCCACAAGGGCAGGCTAGGCGTAACATTCATATACAAGCCTTCGCAT is a genomic window of Chloroflexota bacterium containing:
- a CDS encoding penicillin-insensitive murein endopeptidase, with the protein product MKALVWRIASFTLIFGITLGSIGSAQAFSAAFFHTISKGNRGTDVKAMQYLLNISADGVFGSGTESSVKSFQSSRGLGADGIVGPNTWGELIVTVRRGDNGNAVKAIQTLLNAKRNAGLTVDGAFGAGTEIAVKSFQSHAGLSADGVVGPTTWKNLIWHYEYTDFSANICDQDPDSNGNANWGVASTVAQIEAAASDFVGYGKGKVPLGDISFEHGGDIPGHASHETGLDVDLWPIRTDGKQCTGSRITWQSSTYDRAATRNLVKAIRAAAPNQITVIYFNDPVLISEGLTTSYPNHDNHLHIRFK
- a CDS encoding N-acetylmuramoyl-L-alanine amidase, with amino-acid sequence MKKLSRRTFGKLSLGVAMSVVVGGTELRLLRPAHAAVATPAIDSTTAWGAAAAKEPINVLNQKPIGIVVHHTTNPNTNDFTRNKAWQVARQIQQSHFNRGWIDTGQQFTISRGGWIMEGRHQSLSILQGGTKHVQGAHVDGHNDTHIGIECEGLYMNVTPSLPLWNKLVALIAYICQQYGLTANAIVGHRDLDNTSCPGDTLYSLLPQLRTAVDTTLSGGAVGRMWPILRRNTPATGLAKTMQYLLRARGATITADGAFGPGTETAVKSFQTANGLTSDGVVGAATWEKLIMTLRSGDTGEAVKALQNQLTVQNYPTTIDGSFGTGVNTLVRAFQTNRQLTVDGVVGLNSWNNLAM